The DNA sequence TGAAATTGAGGCCATTCAGACCATCGACCCAGCATCTGGCAGAAAAATTTCCGATGAAACCGCCACCACCATCTTTCCTGCCAACCTTTTTGTTACAGGCAAAGACACCATACAGGAGGCTATCAAGCAAATTCAGGATGATATGGTCAAGCAGATTCGCTTCTTTGATGAAGAAGGCCGACCAGAAGAATCCAAGCGTATTCAGGAACGTACAGAATTCGATCTGGAGATGATCCGTGAGCTGGGCTATTGTTCGGGCGTCGAAAACTATTCCCGCTATTTCGACCGACGACAACCTGGCCAGCGCCCCTTCTGCCTGCTGGATTATTTCCCCGACGATTATTTGATTATGATTGATGAAAGCCACGTAACCTTGCCTCAGGTACGCGCCATGTATGGTGGCGACCGTGCGCGTAAAGTAAACCTGGTAGATTATGGCTGGCGGCTACCAGCAGCAATGGATAACCGTCCGCTGAAGTTTGAAGAATTTGAAGGGATGATTAACCAGATGGTCTTTGTCTCCGCCACACCTGCAGATTACGAACTCCGCCAGTCTGACGGCGTTATTGTGGAGCAGATCATTCGACCAACAGGGCTGCTGGATCCCAAAATTGAGGTGCGCCCATCCATCAATCAGATTGATGATTTGATGGAGGAAATCGACAATCGAATCCAACGTGATGAGCGAACGTTGGTAACGACCTTGACCAAGCGAATGGCGGAAGAGTTGACCAAGTTCCTTGAGCGTGCCAATATTAAATGTGCATACATACACTCGGAAGTCAAAACCCTCGACAGGGTGGAAATTCTGCGTGAATTACGCCTCGGTACTTACGATGTGCTCGTTGGGGTAAACTTGTTAAGAGAAGGCCTTGATCTGCCAGAAGTTTCCCTGGTAGCCATTCTTGATGCTGATAAAGAAGGCTTCCTGCGCTCTACAAAATCCCTGATTCAGACCATTGGCCGAGCCGCCCGTAATGAGGATGGTACGGTGATTATGTATGCCGACAAAATGACCGATTCCATGAATACGGCCATTGAGGAAACCAACCGACGACGTTCAATTCAGCAAGCCTACAATGAGGAACATGGCATCACGCCGAAAACGATACGTAAATCTCGTGAGGAAATTCTCGGGCAAACCAAAGTGGCTGATAATAAAAAAGAGGCACAAGAATATTATGTAGAGGAAAACCAGCCTTCACTTGCCGCCGACCCTGTTTTGCAGTATGCGAAAAAGGAGGACATCGAAAAGATGATCGCCAAAACACAGAAAGAAATGGAAAAAGCGGCCAAAGCACTCGACTTTATCGCTGCCGCAAAATTGCGGGATGAACTCTTCGCCCTCAAAGCCCAGCTGGAGAAATAATGCGGTTCAAAATCCCAAATCGAGCTGTTGACCACCTGAAGCAAATTCCTGAAATGGCTTTACTGATTCAGCATTGCCCCAATTATGCCCCCAGGGAGATCATCAAAGATCCCTTTGAGGGCATGGTTTACAACATCATCTTTCAGCAAATTTCCTTCGAAGCTGGCCTGACTGTTTTCAAACGCTTCTCCCGTTTATTCCCTCAGGGCATTACCCCTACACACCTGCTGGCCATACCCACAGATCAATTACAGGCCTGTGGTTTATCTTTCAGAAAAGTGGCCTACTGCCAGAATATTGCACAGGCATTTCTTAAAAAGCCCCTTTTTTTCAGTCGTCAGAACTTACTGACAGAAGACACCGAAACCATCAGCACTAAACTACAAAGCATCAAGGGAGTTGGCCAATGGACGGTTCAAATGTTCCTGATGTTTACCTTACAAAAAGAAGATGTTCGTGCTTTTGGAGATTTGGCCATCAGAAAAGGCATCGCATGGCTCATGCAATCCGATGGCGAACTCAGCAGAACAGACTTCAAAAAATTCACGGACCGTTGCGCACCTTACAATACGTATGCACATTTCTTCCTCTGGGAAATAACCCTGCAGCAGTTCTTTAAGTACCCCAGTATTTTTCACCTTCCTATCCAACAATAATCATATTACTTAGATTATTATTCCCCCTAAATAATCAATCCCCGATTTTCGGGCTAAATCCTTTCAAAAACGGCCCGCTATTCTAAAAATATTTCAATAAAGACTTATATTGACAGTACATTAATTCAACTCCTTTATGCTGTTAATTGCGCTATTAATTATTGTCGGAATTATCCTTTTGCTCGTAGAAGTCATCTTCGTTCCTGGAACTACTTTTGTGGGCGTAATCGGGGCTATTGCCGTGATTTTCGGGATTTATCTTTCCTACACTGAGTTAGGCACAAGTGCTGGTCATTGGGTATTGGCAGGCTCTTCAGTGGTAGGCATCATCCTATCTATTTATGCCTTTCAGTCCAAACCATGGTTGAAAATGTCTAACCAATCGTCTGTTGAAGGTCGTGTCAATACTCGGGATGCTATCGGGCTGATGATCGGACAAGAAGGCTTGACCACTTCTGCCTTGAAACCTGTAGGCAAAGCACTCTTTGGTGAAACCGAAGAGGAGGTCAGTACCCGAGGGCTATTTCTGGAGGCTGGCACAGCCATCGAAATCATTGAAATTTATAAAAACAAAATAATTGTTCAACCTTTAAAAATTAAAGAATGACACCATTTGCTCCTATTATCGCGATATTACTCGGGATATTTTTATTTTTTATTATTCTATATTTTATCCCAGTAAACCTATGGATTACTGCGCTATTCTCTGGGGTGAGAATTAGTCTTGGCGAATTGGTAGCAATGCGTATTCGTAAAGTGCCACCAAGCATTATCGTTAATCCTTTGATTACGGCCACAAAAGCAGGATTGAAAATTTCCACCAATGATCTGGAAACCCACTACCTTGCGGGTGGTGATGTGCAGAATATCGTACGTGCACTAATTTCTGCGGACAAAGCCAATATCGGATTGAACTTCAAATCAGCTACTGCTATTGACCTTGCGGGTAGAGATGTATTTGAAGCCGTACAGATTTCCGTAAATCCTAAAGTGATCACCACGCCAAAAGTAGCTGCTGTAGCTGCCGATGGTATTCAGTTGATTGCCACTGCCCGTGTAACGGTTCGTGCCAACATTCAGCAGTATGTCGGTGGTGCTGGTGAAGATACTATCCTCGCTCGTGTGGGTGAAGGTATCGTAACCTCGATTGGTTCCGCTCAGTCTCATAAAGAAGTATTGGAAAACCCTGATAAGATTTCAAAACTCGTATTGCAACGCGGTTTGGATGCAGGGACTGCTTTCGAGATTTTGTCGATTGATATTGCAGATGTAGATGTAGGAAAGAACATCGGTGCGATATTACAGACTGATCAGGCACAAGCCGATTTGAAGGTCGCGGAAGCAAAAGCGGAAGAGCGCCGCGCAATGGCTGTTGCTGAAGAGCAGGAGATGAAGGCTAAAACACAAGAAGCCCGCTCTAAAGTAATTCAGGCAGAAACCTCTATTCCATTGGCCATTGCGGAAGCTTTCAGAAATGGCAACCTTGGCGTAATGGATTATTACAAATTCCAGAATATTCAGGCGGACACGGACATGCGTCGTTCAATTTCTGATGATGATGATTCATCTACCGATAAATAATCGGTCATAAAACTAAAAAACGGCAAGCCTCATTTGAAGCTTGCCGTTTTTTTTGGTCTGAACATTGGCTGCTCAGGCTTATTTTTTCAATCGACTGATCGCAAGATTATGCGCTTTATCGTAATGGTGAATCAGGTTATGCCAGTCAAAGAAAGTAGAGTTATGCTCTGTTTTGTTTCTTTGAGAAATTCGCTGGCGACGATCCATTTTAATGAATTTATGCAGCTTATAAGCCAACTGGTCTGCTCCTGCATCAAAATTGGCATTCTTCCTGTCAATAACGTAAATCCCTTTTTCTTCGTGATCCTGCAAGTTGTTCACTACATAATCACCAAAACCTGCCAAATCCGAGGTTACTGAAGGAACACCCGATGCCATAGCCTCAAGTGGTGTGTAGCCCCATGGTTCATAATAACTTGGGAAAACCCCCAAATGACAACCACGAACAAACTGACCATACTCCATTCCAAACAACGGGCTCGCTGGCGAAATGAAATCAGGGTGATAAACCACCTTCACGCGATCATCCTCATGATTGAGCAGATTGGCATTTCGTAGGTAGTTCAAAATTTCATCATCCTGATCATCTTCAAGGTTGTGCGTTACAACAGATGGCAAGCCTCCACTTTTCCATGACTGAAGCGTACGGCGGAAACGTAATTTCCAGTACTCATCCACAAAGTCATTCAACTCAGGCAATCGGTGATCGTTACTCGATGCCGCCGCATAAAATAAGCGCTCCCCAATCTGATTTTGGATCATTTTTGTCGTGTAGCGCAACTCTTCCATCACTGCACGCGATTGCAACACCGATGGGTTCACACTATGGTAAGGGCGCTTAGTGATGAAAAACATCACAATATTGATATCACTTTGCTCCTGCTTCAAGCGATAATTCAACTTCGCCAAAGCCTCCAAAGTGGTATCGAAGCCTTTATTTTTATATTCAAATCTCCCTGACGTGAAGAAATAAACAGTATTATCTAAATCGAAAGTGTAGCTCGGAAAGAAGTGGGCCATCACAAACTGATGGATCTTTTCTTTATACTCCTTATGTAAGTTCTGGAACTCGTGGAGTGCCGTAAACCGTTCGATATTTAAACCGTTAGGCGTGATCTCGTCAGGCTTGCGACCCAAAAGATGAATACACTCCTGCCCTGTAACATCCGAAACCGTTGTTAAAACGTGTGCTCCATGCGCTGCGGCACGTTCAATACGTACCTGCGGTTCAATATTGAAATTAATCGCTTCTTGTTCCCAGTCAAAGAAAGGCAAGTGCTGATAGAATTCGTGGTCATTCGCTGCCAAATAACGCCCAAGCATTGTAGCATGCGTGGTAAAGACGGTAGAAATATCCACATTGTCTCTGCGTAATTCAGGAATTGATGATGCCGACATCCATTCATGAAAATGCCCAATAATCTTTTTGCTCTTTTCTTCTTCAGATAATAGTGAAAAGAAAATCCTGTTCAACTCACCAAAAGCGATGGTTTTATCCAGCAGATCGTCATGCGAAGGCAATGGAATACCATGGTGATCCCACAGTGCATATTTAATTTCCCCTAAGCGATCCTGCACCGATAATGGGTTCACCAAAACCACCTTCGGCTTACCAGTCACCAGCCATTCGCCATAATGGACATCAATCCCCGAGGCTTGCATGCGCTTGACCGCACGGCAAACACTGCTCTCTTCATCCAAGGGTAACGGCTCGAAAGCGGCGGAAGCTTGCTCCTCAACATAGGGGCCCAGCAGGGTGTAGTTATCCTCCCACTTTTTCACCATCGTGGGGGCTTTGGAACGAATTACGGTATAAATACCGCCTACTTGGTTACAAACTTCCCATGCAACTTCAACTAAGAGCGTCTTGGAAATACTGCTTTTAGAAATCCTTCTATTTGTTACTTTATTGGTCCTGTTAAACTTTGGCATAAAAAAGTGAAAATAATACGCTGAGCTATTGATTTGTGATACAAAAAGTGATCTTTTTCCTTTAATAATAAAAGGTTTAAATCAATGTAATAATACAGCAAAATTTACCGAACTGCAAACCTTTGCATAGTAGATAAAGACAAGATGAATATATTTGTGTAATAATTTAATTCAATGAAGCACCAGATAGAAACAGAACGTTATTTCATCGCCATTCTTCCCCCTGAACAGATAGCCGCTCAGGCTCAGGCGTTAAAAGAAGAGGCTGCTAATCAGTTCGCTACGAAAGGCGCACTGAATTCCCCACCACACCTGACATTGCACATGCCTTTTATGTGGAAAATCAAAAAAAATGAACGATTAATCGATAGTATTAGTGCGTTCTGTCGGGAGCAAAACAGCTTTAATATCCAACTAAAGCAATTGAGCTGCTTTGAGCCTCGGGTGATATTTATAGACGTGGCAGAGAACAAACAACTTGTTCAATTACAATCGGCACTTAAAAAATGGCTCAAAATAAATTTAAATATCTTCAATGCCGACTATAAGGAACGTCCGTACCATCCGCACCTGACCATCGCCTTTCGGGATTTGAAAAAGGCGGTTTTTCCTGCTGCCTGGGCCTATTTTAAACAAAAAGAATTTCAGGAAGACTTTAAAGCCGATGCCCTCTACCTGTTAAAGTATCAGGATAAAAAGTGGGAGGTCTTCAAAAAGTTCCCGTTGCAAGAGGGCTAAGCCAACCCACAGGCATTTGTTGCCCTCGACGCCATTACTGATTTCTAAGCTCAAAAACTGCAACCTGATTGCCCTGCGTGAGGCGCTCACTTCGTACCCCTTGCGGGTCGGTCAGGTTGACCAGGTTTTGCTGATCGCTGAATAAACGGATGAAAAGCGTATTGCTCACCTTCACCTTGGCTTTCGGCTTCACCTTTTCAACAGACCAGTATATCCAGATGGCGCCATCTTCGGTCTCCATGCCTACAAAATTAAAGGGTTTGGCTTTTCCGTTAACTGAAAAAATGACATGCTTTTCAAGATAAGCCTCTATCAGTTGCTTAGGCAAAGGCTGATCATAATCAATTTCAAACCCTGTATCTGCCTTGATGGCGTCGGCAAGATCATCCATAAAAACCTTCCCTTCCACCTGTAGCACCTTTTGCGCAGGCTTGAAATAAATATCCAGTACACTGATATGAAAGGGGTGGGCAAGCGCCCTCTGCTGAATCATGAATAAACAAAAAATCAGCCCTATAATTACAAATATTCTCTTCATACCTCTTGATTTGATCAAAAAATCAGTTGCTTCCTCTATTTTTTTTGTAATTTAACAAATTATCGACACAAAAATCAGCTCTTAACCTCTCAGTAAGCAATACGCTTATGGTGGGTAGTACAAAAGGGACATTATTTTATGAGTACTTTTCACGTTTTTTTTGAAATGGGCATGCGCCACATCCTGGATTGGAACGGCTATGACCATTTACTGTTTGTTATTGCGCTATGCCTGTCGTTCTCTGTTTCGTCATGGAAAAAAATCATTGGTCTGCTCTCGGCATTTACCATCGGGCACAGTCTTTCTTTGGCATTATCAACCCTGCATATCATCAGGGTAAACAGTGATATTGTTGAATTTTTAATTCCGCTGACGATCTTCCTGACTGGTTTACACCACCTGATCAGGGGTAAAAAAACGTCACAAAAAAACAGCTACTGGTATGGCTATGGCATCGTTATCGCATTTGGATTAATACATGGAATGGGTTTCAGCTCTTACCTTTCTGCGCTATTGGGAAGATCTGAAAGTATTATTACACCGCTTTTGGCTTTTAACCTCGGTTTGGAAGTGGGGCAGATCGTCATTGTACTTGCTTACTTTGCCCTGTTCTACCTACTGAATACCATCATAAACCACCTTCAAACCTATTGGAAGCCCGCCTGGACTTTCATCATCCTTGCCGTTTCTGCAAGCCTGATGTACCACGCACGTTTCTGGTAATATTTATGACCTTTACTTTTGCTTATCATTAATGATGAAAAGACTTACACTCTTCTTGGCGTTGCTAATGCCTGCATGGGCCATCGCTCAAACGCCGTACAGCCCTTATAAAGGACGCAAATTTGAGCAACTTGGCAATGATCTTGCCACACCAAATGTTTACCGAACAGGTTCTGGTGCTCCTGGCCATGCCTATTGGCAGCAACGTGCAAATTATAAAATTGCCGTTACACTGAACGATGACAAGCAGCGCATCGACGGGGAAGAAACGATTCACTACTTTAACCAGTCGCCTGACCCGCTGACCTACCTTTGGCTACAGCTCGATCAGAACGTCAGAAATAAAAATTCCGACACTTATAAGATTGCACCAAGCAAAATCAGACCAAAAATG is a window from the Persicobacter psychrovividus genome containing:
- the thpR gene encoding RNA 2',3'-cyclic phosphodiesterase; the encoded protein is MKHQIETERYFIAILPPEQIAAQAQALKEEAANQFATKGALNSPPHLTLHMPFMWKIKKNERLIDSISAFCREQNSFNIQLKQLSCFEPRVIFIDVAENKQLVQLQSALKKWLKINLNIFNADYKERPYHPHLTIAFRDLKKAVFPAAWAYFKQKEFQEDFKADALYLLKYQDKKWEVFKKFPLQEG
- the uvrB gene encoding excinuclease ABC subunit UvrB, translating into MEFKLTSEYKPMGDQPQAIAELTQGLANQERFQTLLGATGTGKTFTMANVIAQSGKPTLVLAHNKTLAAQLYGEFKQFFPENAVEYFISYYDYYQPEAYIAATNTFIEKDLMINEEIEKLRLKATSQLLTGRRDVIVVASVSCIYGIGNPEEFGKNVLSFKVGDSVPRNQFLFALVDILYSRTEGEFRRGTFRVKGDTVDIYLAYADFAYRFYFWGDEIEAIQTIDPASGRKISDETATTIFPANLFVTGKDTIQEAIKQIQDDMVKQIRFFDEEGRPEESKRIQERTEFDLEMIRELGYCSGVENYSRYFDRRQPGQRPFCLLDYFPDDYLIMIDESHVTLPQVRAMYGGDRARKVNLVDYGWRLPAAMDNRPLKFEEFEGMINQMVFVSATPADYELRQSDGVIVEQIIRPTGLLDPKIEVRPSINQIDDLMEEIDNRIQRDERTLVTTLTKRMAEELTKFLERANIKCAYIHSEVKTLDRVEILRELRLGTYDVLVGVNLLREGLDLPEVSLVAILDADKEGFLRSTKSLIQTIGRAARNEDGTVIMYADKMTDSMNTAIEETNRRRSIQQAYNEEHGITPKTIRKSREEILGQTKVADNKKEAQEYYVEENQPSLAADPVLQYAKKEDIEKMIAKTQKEMEKAAKALDFIAAAKLRDELFALKAQLEK
- a CDS encoding NfeD family protein — its product is MLLIALLIIVGIILLLVEVIFVPGTTFVGVIGAIAVIFGIYLSYTELGTSAGHWVLAGSSVVGIILSIYAFQSKPWLKMSNQSSVEGRVNTRDAIGLMIGQEGLTTSALKPVGKALFGETEEEVSTRGLFLEAGTAIEIIEIYKNKIIVQPLKIKE
- a CDS encoding HupE/UreJ family protein produces the protein MSTFHVFFEMGMRHILDWNGYDHLLFVIALCLSFSVSSWKKIIGLLSAFTIGHSLSLALSTLHIIRVNSDIVEFLIPLTIFLTGLHHLIRGKKTSQKNSYWYGYGIVIAFGLIHGMGFSSYLSALLGRSESIITPLLAFNLGLEVGQIVIVLAYFALFYLLNTIINHLQTYWKPAWTFIILAVSASLMYHARFW
- a CDS encoding glycosyltransferase; the encoded protein is MPKFNRTNKVTNRRISKSSISKTLLVEVAWEVCNQVGGIYTVIRSKAPTMVKKWEDNYTLLGPYVEEQASAAFEPLPLDEESSVCRAVKRMQASGIDVHYGEWLVTGKPKVVLVNPLSVQDRLGEIKYALWDHHGIPLPSHDDLLDKTIAFGELNRIFFSLLSEEEKSKKIIGHFHEWMSASSIPELRRDNVDISTVFTTHATMLGRYLAANDHEFYQHLPFFDWEQEAINFNIEPQVRIERAAAHGAHVLTTVSDVTGQECIHLLGRKPDEITPNGLNIERFTALHEFQNLHKEYKEKIHQFVMAHFFPSYTFDLDNTVYFFTSGRFEYKNKGFDTTLEALAKLNYRLKQEQSDINIVMFFITKRPYHSVNPSVLQSRAVMEELRYTTKMIQNQIGERLFYAAASSNDHRLPELNDFVDEYWKLRFRRTLQSWKSGGLPSVVTHNLEDDQDDEILNYLRNANLLNHEDDRVKVVYHPDFISPASPLFGMEYGQFVRGCHLGVFPSYYEPWGYTPLEAMASGVPSVTSDLAGFGDYVVNNLQDHEEKGIYVIDRKNANFDAGADQLAYKLHKFIKMDRRQRISQRNKTEHNSTFFDWHNLIHHYDKAHNLAISRLKK
- the floA gene encoding flotillin-like protein FloA (flotillin-like protein involved in membrane lipid rafts); translated protein: MTPFAPIIAILLGIFLFFIILYFIPVNLWITALFSGVRISLGELVAMRIRKVPPSIIVNPLITATKAGLKISTNDLETHYLAGGDVQNIVRALISADKANIGLNFKSATAIDLAGRDVFEAVQISVNPKVITTPKVAAVAADGIQLIATARVTVRANIQQYVGGAGEDTILARVGEGIVTSIGSAQSHKEVLENPDKISKLVLQRGLDAGTAFEILSIDIADVDVGKNIGAILQTDQAQADLKVAEAKAEERRAMAVAEEQEMKAKTQEARSKVIQAETSIPLAIAEAFRNGNLGVMDYYKFQNIQADTDMRRSISDDDDSSTDK
- a CDS encoding DUF6702 family protein, translating into MKRIFVIIGLIFCLFMIQQRALAHPFHISVLDIYFKPAQKVLQVEGKVFMDDLADAIKADTGFEIDYDQPLPKQLIEAYLEKHVIFSVNGKAKPFNFVGMETEDGAIWIYWSVEKVKPKAKVKVSNTLFIRLFSDQQNLVNLTDPQGVRSERLTQGNQVAVFELRNQ